In Bacteroidota bacterium, a genomic segment contains:
- a CDS encoding MerR family transcriptional regulator, with product MPQVVIPDKLFFTISETGKLTGIKSYVLRYWETEFNALKPDKTTGGQRRYRKKDVELILKIKDLLYVQGYTIAGAKRFLKKQKKVSEEVAVANVIGLKKELR from the coding sequence ATGCCTCAAGTAGTTATCCCTGATAAGCTATTTTTTACCATTAGTGAGACAGGTAAATTAACAGGCATAAAGTCTTATGTTTTAAGATATTGGGAAACAGAATTTAATGCCTTAAAGCCAGATAAAACAACTGGCGGACAGAGAAGATACCGTAAAAAAGATGTAGAATTGATACTGAAGATAAAGGATCTGTTATATGTTCAGGGGTATACTATTGCCGGGGCAAAAAGATTTCTTAAAAAACAGAAAAAAGTATCAGAAGAGGTAGCTGTCGCCAATGTTATTGGGTTGAAGAAGGAATTACGAGA